One Xyrauchen texanus isolate HMW12.3.18 chromosome 46, RBS_HiC_50CHRs, whole genome shotgun sequence DNA segment encodes these proteins:
- the fancf gene encoding Fanconi anemia group F protein: MESVLGHLQHILELLAVSQTDCVNEWDYHTTLKAFQWAEYCEHLHNRFHANPAVRPALESRLHDTNRHLRETFPSYSPVMLSELAQCQHKLLINLLRNPSAPSSIVQRLFPDSRPTEQGLKLDQNGLITCKSAFKLLCCSLETTSSAGLQVEAEVRGKLLGKLLNSILTRPGNDDYARTLLESILCDSAGNMESLNDVIASVLLSSDDGTNSVTQRFILDWLQSHDGCFSKLCESLSPGLCRILSTKSVEFKEAYWGVLKQWASCLEYDVLQSVWVLTSDGTVTFNVLADRLRDLLKTGSPLKQETETQLAELKLESGAFDVKGISVWTDLIIQLKL; the protein is encoded by the coding sequence ATGGAGTCTGTGTTAGGACACCTGCAGCACATACTGGAGTTACTGGCCGTGTCGCAGACGGATTGTGTGAATGAATGGGACTATCACACAACACTCAAGGCGTTTCAGTGGGCAGAATACTGCGAGCACCTGCACAACCGCTTCCACGCGAACCCTGCTGTGAGACCCGCGCTCGAGTCCCGCCTGCACGACACCAACCGCCACCTGCGGgaaacctttccttcatattctCCGGTGATGTTGTCAGAGCTCGCTCAATGTCAACACAAACTGCTCATTAACTTACTCAGAAACCCATCTGCACCAAGCTCCATAGTCCAAAGACTGTTTCCCGATTCTAGACCTACAGAACAGGGATTAAAATTGGACCAGAATGGCCTTATTACTTGTAAATCTGCTTTTAAACTGCTATGCTGCAGTTTGGAAACGACTAGTTCTGCTGGTTTACAGGTTGAAGCAGAAGTAAGAGGTAAACTGCTCGGGAAACTCTTGAACTCCATATTAACTCGACCAGGTAATGATGATTATGCGAGAACGCTGTTGGAGTCCATCCTCTGCGATAGCGCGGGAAACATGGAAAGCCTTAATGACGTCATCGCATCTGTACTTCTTTCCAGTGATGACGGAACGAACAGTGTCACTCAGCGCTTCATCCTGGACTGGCTTCAAAGTCACGACGGATGTTTTAGTAAACTGTGCGAGTCGTTGTCTCCTGGGCTGTGTAGGATCCTCTCCACAAAGTCTGTGGAATTTAAAGAGGCATACTGGGGTGTTTTGAAACAGTGGGCGTCATGCTTAGAGTATGACGTCTTGCAGAGCGTGTGGGTGCTGACGTCAGATGGTACTGTGACGTTTAATGTATTAGCTGATCGACTGAGAGATTTACTAAAGACAGGGTCACCATTAAAACAGGAGACGGAGACTCAGCTTGCAGAACTGAAACTGGAAAGTGGTGCCTTTGATGTGAAAGGCATCAGTGTGTGGACTGATCTTATCATTCAACTGAAGCTGTAA